One window of the Solanum stenotomum isolate F172 chromosome 11, ASM1918654v1, whole genome shotgun sequence genome contains the following:
- the LOC125845765 gene encoding uncharacterized protein LOC125845765, whose amino-acid sequence MSNQTPENNMPEEDEESLRQSTIEELKIAKEMAASSSNSVKPLPIINPHFPQRLKKRNEDDKLKKFLSVFNTLSINLPLVEALFEMLGYAKFMKELDPGAFTIPCTIGMLQFSKALCNLGASINLMLYAVFKQLGLGEPKSTTIRLLMADRSIKHPIRILYDILVKVDRFIFQADFVILDCEIDVDVSIILGRLFLAIGKALVDVESGELKFRVNDEEVTFNVCKLMKQPSDIHVVSIIYVIDEVVASVSEMMCMDEPLAVVFANYDEDEVQGYDEVVAILSGLGGYSNNSIKVDIDLINRESPPAKQSTEEPPELELKALSSHLRYVFLGANNTLPVIIAADLLEWQVKLLVVVLKRYIKAIRWTIADIIGIPTRFALIKSNWIVNANQMLSIKEG is encoded by the exons ATGTCCAATCAAACACCGGAGAATAATATGCCCGAAGAGGATGAAGaaagtttgaggcaaagcaccATCGAAGAGCTGAAAATAGCTAAAGAAATGGCTGCCTCTTCTTCAAATTCAGTAAAACCACTTCCCATAATCAACCCACATTTTCCTCAAAGGCTCAAAAAACGGAATGAAGAtgacaaattaaagaaattttTATCCGTGTTCAACACTCTTTCTATAAACCTTCCTTTAGTGGAAGCATTATTTGAGATGCTGGGATACGCGAAATTCATGAAAGAACTG GATCCGGGGGCATTTACCATCCCATGTACCATTGGGATGCTTCAGTTTTCCAAAGCTTTGTGCAACTTGGGGGCGAGTATTAACTTGATGTTGTATGCTGTCTTCAAGCAACTTGGGCTGGGTGAACCTAAATCCACAACAATACGGCTTCTTATGGCTGACCGGTCTATTAAACACCCTATTAGAATACTTTATGATATCTTGGTGAAGGTGGATAGATTTATCTTTCAGGCTGACTTTGTTATTTTGGATTGTGAGATTGATGTAGATGTGTCTATTATTTTGGGTAGGCTATTTTTGGCAATCGGAAAAGCCCTAGTCGATGTTGAAAGTGGTGAGTTAAAGTTCCGGGTAAATGATGAGGAGGTCACATTCAATGTGTGCAAATTGATGAAACAACCTAGTGACATTCATGTGGTTTCAATAATTTATGTGATTGATGAAGTAGTGGCTAGTGTGAGTGAAATGATGTGTATGGATGAACCCCTTGCTGTTGTCTTTGCAAATTATGATGAGGACGAAGTTCAAGGATATGATGAAGTTGTGGCTATTCTATCGGGACTAGGCGGTTATTCAAATAACTCAATAAAGGTTGATATTGATCTGATAAATCGAGAGAGTCCCCCCGCTAAACAATCCACGGAAGAACCTCCAGAACTTGAGTTGAAAGCACTCTCATCTCATCTTCGGTATGTATTTTTGGGAGCAAACAATACCTTACccgtcatcattgcagcagactTGCTTGAGTGGCAAGTGAAATTGCTTGTTGTGGTATTAAAGCGATACATCAAGGCCATAAGATGGACAATTGCTGATATTATAGGTATTCCCACAAGATTTGCACTCATAAAATCCAATTGGATAGTGAATGCAAACCAAATGTTGAGCATCAAAGAAGGCTAA